Proteins encoded in a region of the Hypomesus transpacificus isolate Combined female chromosome 17, fHypTra1, whole genome shotgun sequence genome:
- the LOC124479966 gene encoding hemicentin-1-like isoform X1 yields MRKTFFFVLMIQLGVRVGTTCLYPLEMNPSRLVARHGNSVSVNCSTSVADLEGMGWEASDGGTGLVDDVTWLMWTVESWEDWNGSPKCFINLKNGDQCEETLGVTLYQLPDDVSISPLNHTGPMVEGTEYQLQCDILNVAPVQNLTVTWYKGNETIKTDSYSDQSKTPVNESSILTITPSREDDGALYRCEAQLNLGPEGPQYSNTSSHYPIKVHHGPDIFCSDYGIKEGSSLEGFCSTTGNPSPRTRWLKDGQPMNARAPLSRGQEGVYTLEAEGRTVTRKEVRVSVLYGPEIQCPESYVAAENAPPKLYCEAVGHPPPEITWFRDGEEVTRPESFSRRETGQYVIRATINSASVHHTLAIDIQYPPSEILELEDTEGNIGFILGLKCSSKGNPPPLYTWIHNFSTANNIKEEHVDGVSLLKISDATMENIGNYTCHAENSQGSVTKTVGITLKEPPSVSISLLSHTGPMVEGKKYQMQCDVQNVAPVQKLTVSWYKGNETIKTDSYSDQSKTPVDESSILTITPSREDDGALYRCEAQLNLGPEGPPSVTSNPLNITVYYEPWINTTKLPAKIPVFRGYPEKLVCEAEGYPQPKIKWLYNNMEIHDAIEAGGNLTVTEGGLYNCTATNDVQTTFIVVQVVLKEDYLPLIAGFVAITVVVISVIFVFIYSIYYKNTKMGRYSLKDAKIDNTLKGNVAQNGRGTPLPLTKLS; encoded by the exons AtgcgtaaaacatttttttttgttttgatgatCCAGTTAGGTGTTAGAG TAGGTACAACTTGCCTATATCCTTTGGAGATGAACCCTTCCAGATTGGTGGCGAGGCATGGAAACTCAGTTTCAGTCAACTGCAGCACATCGGTAGCAGACCTTGAAGGCATGGGCTGGGAAGCATCTGATGGAGGCACAGGCTTGGTTGACGACGTCACATGGCTCATGTGGACAGTAGAGAGCTGGGAAGACTGGAATGGAAGTCCAAAGTGCTTCATCAATCTCAAGAATGGAGATCAGTGTGAGGAGACACTTGGGGTCACTCTATACC AACTTCCAGACGATgtgtccatctctcctctgaACCACACTGGACCAATGGTGGAAGGGACAGAGTACCAGCTGCAGTGTGACATCCTCAATGTTGCTCCTGTCCAGAACCTCACTGTGACCTGGTACAAAGGAAATGAAACCATAAAGACAGACTCTTATAGTGACCAGAGTAAGACACCAGTGAATGAGTCATCTATTCTCACCATCACCCCAAGTAGAGAAGATGACGGAGCACTGTACAGATGTGAGGCTCAACTCAACCTTGGACCAGAGGGACCACAATATTCCAACACATCATCACACTATCCTATTAAAGTTCATC ATGGACCAGACATATTCTGTTCTGATTATGGCATTAAAGAAGGGAGTAGTTTGGAAGGCTTCTGCTCCACAACAGGAAATCCCTCTCCAAGAACTCGCTGGTTGAAGGACGGACAGCCCATGAATGCCCGAGCTCCTCTCAGTAGGGGACAGGAAGGAGTGTATACTTTAGAAGCTGAGGGTCGTACCGTGACCAGGAAAGAAGTAcgggtgtctgtgttgt ACGGCCCGGAAATACAGTGTCCAGAATCATACGTTGCTGCTGAGAATGCACCTCCCAAGTTGTACTGTGAAGCAGTAGGTCATCCTCCACCCGAGATCACCTGGTttagggatggagaggaggtgaCCCGTCCTGAGAGTTTCAGTAGGAGGGAAACAGGACAGTATGTCATACGTGCCACGATCAATTCAGCGAGTGTCCACCACACGCTAGCAATTGACATACAAT ATCCACCATCAGAGATATTGGAACTGGAGGACACGGAGGgtaatattggttttattttggGACTTAAGTGCTCCTCCAAAGggaatcctcctcctctctacacaTGGATTCATAACTTCTCAACCGCCAACAATATAAAAGAAGAACATGTAGATGGGGTGTCTCTGCTCAAAATCTCAGATGCCACCATGGAAAACATAGGCAATTACACGTGTCATGCTGAAAACAGCCAAGGATCTGTTACAAAAACAGTCGGGATTACTCTAAAAG AGCCTCCAAGTGTGTCCATCTCTCTTCTGAGCCACACTGGTCCAATGGTGGAGGGGAAGAAGTACCAGATGCAGTGTGACGTCCAAAATGTTGCTCCTGTCCAGAAACTCACTGTGAGCTGGTACAAAGGAAATGAAACCATAAAGACAGACTCTTATAGTGACCAGAGTAAGACACCGGTGGATGAGTCATCTATCCTCACCATCACCCCAAGTAGAGAAGATGATGGAGCACTTTACAGATGTGAGGCTCAACTCAACCTGGGACCAGAGGGGCCTCCTAGTGTGACGTCAAATCCCCTTAACATCACTGTCTATT ATGAGCCATGGATTAATACCACAAAACTTCCTGCAAAAATACCAGTTTTCCGGGGTTATCCTGAGAAACTAGTGTGTGAAGCAGAAGGTTACCCACAGCCAAAGATCAAGTGGTTGTACAATAATATGGAGATTCATGACGCTATCGAGGCTGGAGGCAACCTCACAGTCACAGAGGGTGGACTCTACAACTGCACAGCCACCAATGATGTTCAAACCACCTTCATTGTGGTCCAGGTGGTTTTAAAAG AGGACTACCTTCCCCTCATAGCTGGCTTTGTAGCCATCACGGTGGTGGTTATCTCTGTCATCTTCGTCTTCATCTACTCCATCTACTACAAGAACACCAAGATGGGGCGCTACAGCCTGAAGGACGCCAAGATCGACAACACCCTGAAAGGAAATGTGGCACAAAATGGCCGGGGGACACCTCTCCCCTTGACCAAACTCTCTTAG
- the LOC124479966 gene encoding hemicentin-1-like isoform X2, producing the protein MRKTFFFVLMIQLGVRVGTTCLYPLEMNPSRLVARHGNSVSVNCSTSVADLEGMGWEASDGGTGLVDDVTWLMWTVESWEDWNGSPKCFINLKNGDQCEETLGVTLYQLPDDVSISPLNHTGPMVEGTEYQLQCDILNVAPVQNLTVTWYKGNETIKTDSYSDQSKTPVNESSILTITPSREDDGALYRCEAQLNLGPEGPQYSNTSSHYPIKVHHGPDIFCSDYGIKEGSSLEGFCSTTGNPSPRTRWLKDGQPMNARAPLSRGQEGVYTLEAEGRTVTRKEVRVSVLYGPEIQCPESYVAAENAPPKLYCEAVGHPPPEITWFRDGEEVTRPESFSRRETGQYVIRATINSASVHHTLAIDIQYPPSEILELEDTEGNIGFILGLKCSSKGNPPPLYTWIHNFSTANNIKEEHVDGVSLLKISDATMENIGNYTCHAENSQGSVTKTVGITLKEPPSVSISLLSHTGPMVEGKKYQMQCDVQNVAPVQKLTVSWYKGNETIKTDSYSDQSKTPVDESSILTITPSREDDGALYRYEPWINTTKLPAKIPVFRGYPEKLVCEAEGYPQPKIKWLYNNMEIHDAIEAGGNLTVTEGGLYNCTATNDVQTTFIVVQVVLKEDYLPLIAGFVAITVVVISVIFVFIYSIYYKNTKMGRYSLKDAKIDNTLKGNVAQNGRGTPLPLTKLS; encoded by the exons AtgcgtaaaacatttttttttgttttgatgatCCAGTTAGGTGTTAGAG TAGGTACAACTTGCCTATATCCTTTGGAGATGAACCCTTCCAGATTGGTGGCGAGGCATGGAAACTCAGTTTCAGTCAACTGCAGCACATCGGTAGCAGACCTTGAAGGCATGGGCTGGGAAGCATCTGATGGAGGCACAGGCTTGGTTGACGACGTCACATGGCTCATGTGGACAGTAGAGAGCTGGGAAGACTGGAATGGAAGTCCAAAGTGCTTCATCAATCTCAAGAATGGAGATCAGTGTGAGGAGACACTTGGGGTCACTCTATACC AACTTCCAGACGATgtgtccatctctcctctgaACCACACTGGACCAATGGTGGAAGGGACAGAGTACCAGCTGCAGTGTGACATCCTCAATGTTGCTCCTGTCCAGAACCTCACTGTGACCTGGTACAAAGGAAATGAAACCATAAAGACAGACTCTTATAGTGACCAGAGTAAGACACCAGTGAATGAGTCATCTATTCTCACCATCACCCCAAGTAGAGAAGATGACGGAGCACTGTACAGATGTGAGGCTCAACTCAACCTTGGACCAGAGGGACCACAATATTCCAACACATCATCACACTATCCTATTAAAGTTCATC ATGGACCAGACATATTCTGTTCTGATTATGGCATTAAAGAAGGGAGTAGTTTGGAAGGCTTCTGCTCCACAACAGGAAATCCCTCTCCAAGAACTCGCTGGTTGAAGGACGGACAGCCCATGAATGCCCGAGCTCCTCTCAGTAGGGGACAGGAAGGAGTGTATACTTTAGAAGCTGAGGGTCGTACCGTGACCAGGAAAGAAGTAcgggtgtctgtgttgt ACGGCCCGGAAATACAGTGTCCAGAATCATACGTTGCTGCTGAGAATGCACCTCCCAAGTTGTACTGTGAAGCAGTAGGTCATCCTCCACCCGAGATCACCTGGTttagggatggagaggaggtgaCCCGTCCTGAGAGTTTCAGTAGGAGGGAAACAGGACAGTATGTCATACGTGCCACGATCAATTCAGCGAGTGTCCACCACACGCTAGCAATTGACATACAAT ATCCACCATCAGAGATATTGGAACTGGAGGACACGGAGGgtaatattggttttattttggGACTTAAGTGCTCCTCCAAAGggaatcctcctcctctctacacaTGGATTCATAACTTCTCAACCGCCAACAATATAAAAGAAGAACATGTAGATGGGGTGTCTCTGCTCAAAATCTCAGATGCCACCATGGAAAACATAGGCAATTACACGTGTCATGCTGAAAACAGCCAAGGATCTGTTACAAAAACAGTCGGGATTACTCTAAAAG AGCCTCCAAGTGTGTCCATCTCTCTTCTGAGCCACACTGGTCCAATGGTGGAGGGGAAGAAGTACCAGATGCAGTGTGACGTCCAAAATGTTGCTCCTGTCCAGAAACTCACTGTGAGCTGGTACAAAGGAAATGAAACCATAAAGACAGACTCTTATAGTGACCAGAGTAAGACACCGGTGGATGAGTCATCTATCCTCACCATCACCCCAAGTAGAGAAGATGATGGAGCACTTTACAGAT ATGAGCCATGGATTAATACCACAAAACTTCCTGCAAAAATACCAGTTTTCCGGGGTTATCCTGAGAAACTAGTGTGTGAAGCAGAAGGTTACCCACAGCCAAAGATCAAGTGGTTGTACAATAATATGGAGATTCATGACGCTATCGAGGCTGGAGGCAACCTCACAGTCACAGAGGGTGGACTCTACAACTGCACAGCCACCAATGATGTTCAAACCACCTTCATTGTGGTCCAGGTGGTTTTAAAAG AGGACTACCTTCCCCTCATAGCTGGCTTTGTAGCCATCACGGTGGTGGTTATCTCTGTCATCTTCGTCTTCATCTACTCCATCTACTACAAGAACACCAAGATGGGGCGCTACAGCCTGAAGGACGCCAAGATCGACAACACCCTGAAAGGAAATGTGGCACAAAATGGCCGGGGGACACCTCTCCCCTTGACCAAACTCTCTTAG